One genomic segment of Candidatus Rokuibacteriota bacterium includes these proteins:
- a CDS encoding pyruvate synthase, which produces VREYLLKQGRCAHFTEEDLGYFQAKVDEMWEKWELPGVIPFRKDAKVNA; this is translated from the coding sequence GTTCGGGAGTACCTGCTCAAGCAGGGGCGCTGCGCCCACTTCACCGAGGAGGATCTGGGGTACTTCCAGGCCAAGGTGGACGAGATGTGGGAGAAGTGGGAGCTCCCGGGCGTGATCCCGTTCCGGAAGGATGCGAAAGTCAACGCGTAA